Part of the Thermonema lapsum genome is shown below.
CATGTGGCTGCCAAAATACGCTCCTTCCGTAAGCCTGAGCCTTACAAAGGAAAGGGTATTCGTTTTGTGGGTGAACAAGTTAGAAGAAAAGCAGGTAAAGCTGCAGCTAAAAAATAATCATTATGGCTACAAAAGAGCAACTTAAAAAAATAGAGCGTCGAGCACGCATCAAAAAAGGCTTGCGCAAACGCATTCGTGGAACTGCCGAGCGCCCGCGCTTATGCGTCTTCCGTTCCAATAGACGTATTTACGCACAAATCATCAACGATGAGCTAGGTGTTACCTTGGCAGCTGCCTCTTCTTATGACCTCAAAACCGACTCCTTAAACGTAGAGGTAGCTAAGCAAGTAGGTAAGCTGATAGCAGAGCGTGCCGTAGCCAATGGCATTAAAAAAGTAGTTTTTGACCGAAACGGCTACCTGTATCACGGGCGTGTGAAAGCTTTGGCAGAAGGTGCTCGTGAAGGAGGTTTGGAATTCTAACCTAAAACAGATAGAAAGAACAATGGCTAAAAAAACTATACGTGTAAGCAACGATGACCTTAAGCATCGCGTGGTAGCTATCAAACGCGTTGCGAAGGTGGTAAAGGGGGGTCGTCGTTTCAGCTTTGCTGCTATCGTAGTAGTAGGTAACGAAAACGGCATTGTGGGTTACGGCTTGGGTAAAGCCGCCGAAGTAACCGATGCCATCACTAAAGGCATAGAAGATGCCAAGAAAAACCTCATCGAAGTACCTGTAATTAAAGGTACCATCCCGCATGATGTGTATGGCAAATATGACGGTAGCCGCGTGATGCTGCGCCCTGCCTCTGATGGTACCGGAGTTATTGCCGGTGGTGCCATGCGTGCCGTGCTTGAAAGTGCCGGTATTCACAACGTATTGGCTAAAGCGTTGGGTTCTACCAACCCGCACAACGCCATCAAGGCTACCTTTGATGCCTTGATGAAGCTGCGTGCACCCCATGTGGTAGCTATGCACCGTGGCGTAACTTTGGACAAAGTATTTAACGGATAAAACAAATGGCAAGAGTCAAAATCAAACAAGTAAAAAGCTTGATTAACCGCCCCAAAAAACAGCGTCAAACCATCGAAGCCCT
Proteins encoded:
- the rplR gene encoding 50S ribosomal protein L18; translated protein: MATKEQLKKIERRARIKKGLRKRIRGTAERPRLCVFRSNRRIYAQIINDELGVTLAAASSYDLKTDSLNVEVAKQVGKLIAERAVANGIKKVVFDRNGYLYHGRVKALAEGAREGGLEF
- the rpsE gene encoding 30S ribosomal protein S5, giving the protein MAKKTIRVSNDDLKHRVVAIKRVAKVVKGGRRFSFAAIVVVGNENGIVGYGLGKAAEVTDAITKGIEDAKKNLIEVPVIKGTIPHDVYGKYDGSRVMLRPASDGTGVIAGGAMRAVLESAGIHNVLAKALGSTNPHNAIKATFDALMKLRAPHVVAMHRGVTLDKVFNG